In Microplitis demolitor isolate Queensland-Clemson2020A chromosome 9, iyMicDemo2.1a, whole genome shotgun sequence, one genomic interval encodes:
- the LOC106693379 gene encoding uncharacterized protein LOC106693379, translating to MCAIVTASGNSIPPVFILPRARFHENMLIGAPVGSIGFANSPQSGWMTGALFIKVLEHIQKATGCNNDNKILLLLNNHESHCTLDAIKFCRDIGIILLTFLPHCTHRLQPLEVVVVGPFNRKLSVSQNDWLLNNPGKTITIRHLASIVTPAYNAAFTPSNITSGFSKPGIYPISRNVFTDDDFQCSEVTNHPLPSSTSTQ from the coding sequence ATGTGTGCAATTGTTACTGCTTCAGGAAACTCAATACCACCAGTATTTATACTTCCTAGAGCTCGTTTCCATGAAAATATGCTTATAGGGGCACCCGTTGGTAGCATTGGTTTCGCAAATAGTCCTCAAAGCGGTTGGATGACTGGAGcactatttattaaagtattgGAACACATACAAAAAGCAACAGGATgcaataatgacaataaaatcttgttattattaaataatcacgAAAGCCACTGTACACTAGAtgctattaaattttgtcgTGATATAGGAATTATTCTTCTGACATTTCTACCACACTGTACTCACCGTCTCCAGCCTCTAGAGGTTGTAGTTGTGGGGCCTTTTAACCGAAAACTTTCCGTTTCTCAGAATGACTGGTTATTGAATAACCCCGgtaaaacaataacaattcGTCATTTAGCATCAATCGTTACTCCTGCTTATAATGCTGCGTTCACTCCAAGTAACATTACCTCAGGGTTTTCTAAGCCAGGTATTTATCCAATTTCGAGGAATGTATTCACAGATGATGACTTTCAATGTTCCGAAGTTACGAATCACCCTTTACCATCATCAACTTCTACTCAATGA